The Lentzea guizhouensis genome contains a region encoding:
- a CDS encoding alpha-ketoacid dehydrogenase subunit beta — protein sequence MSAEKMTMAQAINAALRDAITEDDSVVVFGEDVAQLGGVFRVTDGLHREFGENRVFDTPLAESGIVGMAVGMAMNGLRPVVEMQFDAFAYPAFEQIVSHVAKMGNRTRGKVRLPIVIRVPYAGGIGGVEHHCDSSEAYYAHTPGLTVVAPATNADAYGLLRAAIAGSDPVVFLEPKKHYFAREEVDISLPVPPIGRAVVRRPGRDATLIAYGPSVPVALAAAAQAATEGRDLGVVDLRSIVPFDDETVCAEVRRTGRAVVVAEAPGFASVASEVAARVGERCFHHLEAPVRRVTGFDIPYPPPKLEHHFLPGVDRVLDAVDTLQWEDAA from the coding sequence ATGAGCGCCGAGAAGATGACGATGGCGCAGGCGATCAACGCCGCGTTGCGCGACGCGATCACCGAGGACGACTCCGTGGTCGTGTTCGGCGAGGACGTGGCGCAGCTGGGCGGGGTCTTCCGGGTGACCGACGGGCTGCACCGCGAGTTCGGCGAGAACCGCGTCTTCGACACCCCGCTCGCCGAGTCCGGCATCGTCGGCATGGCGGTCGGCATGGCCATGAACGGCCTGCGCCCGGTCGTCGAGATGCAGTTCGACGCCTTCGCCTACCCGGCGTTCGAGCAGATCGTCAGCCACGTCGCGAAGATGGGCAACCGCACCCGCGGCAAGGTGCGGCTGCCGATCGTCATCCGCGTCCCCTACGCCGGCGGCATCGGCGGCGTGGAACACCACTGCGACTCGTCCGAGGCCTACTACGCGCACACGCCGGGCCTGACCGTCGTTGCACCGGCCACCAACGCCGACGCCTACGGCCTGCTGCGAGCAGCGATCGCCGGTTCCGACCCGGTCGTCTTCCTGGAACCCAAGAAGCACTACTTCGCCAGGGAGGAGGTGGACATCTCCTTGCCGGTCCCGCCGATCGGCCGCGCGGTCGTCCGCCGCCCCGGCCGCGACGCCACCCTGATCGCCTACGGCCCGTCCGTCCCGGTCGCCCTGGCCGCCGCCGCGCAGGCCGCGACCGAGGGCAGGGACCTCGGCGTGGTCGACCTGCGCTCGATCGTCCCGTTCGACGACGAGACGGTCTGCGCCGAGGTCCGCCGCACCGGCCGCGCGGTCGTGGTCGCCGAGGCACCCGGCTTCGCGTCGGTGGCCTCGGAGGTCGCGGCACGGGTCGGCGAGCGCTGCTTCCACCACCTGGAGGCACCGGTCCGCCGCGTCACGGGCTTCGACATCCCCTACCCGCCACCGAAGCTGGAGCACCACTTCCTGCCGGGCGTGGACCGGGTGCTGGACGCCGTCGACACGCTGCAGTGGGAGGACGCCGCATGA
- a CDS encoding cytochrome P450 yields the protein MVETRTDPAEVPLSIRRDGFDPVPELLTGDGVRRVRWQGGSAWLVTRQADVKAVLADSATFSNAPAESGEGTAGNMLLTDPPEHHRLRRMLTGQFTHRRMRLLAPRVERIVTDHLDAMQRSGPPADLVTDFALPVPSLVICELLGVPWDERGEFQERTARSMDLARPQHERDAASRELHDYLAGLVVRVRRDPGDDLLGMLVRDHGDELTTAELGGLALLLLVAGHETTANMLALGTLALLRHPDQLAAVRDDPAAVDPAVEELMRWLSIVHNGVERRATTDVELAGVTIRAGDVVQVGLHTANRDPEVVADPGRFDITRGEIGHLGFGHGVHHCLGAPLARLEMRIAFPALLQRFPALSLAIADDDVEFRAMSAVYGVKALPVTW from the coding sequence GTGGTAGAAACGCGCACCGATCCGGCCGAGGTTCCGCTGTCCATCCGCAGGGACGGGTTCGACCCGGTGCCGGAGCTGCTCACGGGCGACGGCGTCCGGCGCGTTCGGTGGCAGGGGGGATCGGCGTGGCTGGTGACGCGCCAGGCCGACGTGAAGGCGGTGCTGGCCGACTCGGCGACGTTCAGCAACGCCCCCGCGGAATCCGGTGAGGGCACCGCGGGCAACATGCTCCTCACCGACCCGCCGGAGCACCACCGGCTGCGCCGGATGCTCACCGGCCAGTTCACCCACCGCCGGATGCGGCTCCTCGCGCCCCGCGTCGAGCGGATCGTCACCGACCACCTCGACGCGATGCAGCGGTCGGGACCGCCGGCCGACCTCGTGACCGACTTCGCGCTGCCGGTGCCGTCGCTGGTGATCTGCGAGCTGCTCGGGGTGCCGTGGGACGAGCGCGGCGAGTTCCAGGAGCGCACCGCGCGGAGCATGGACCTCGCCCGGCCGCAGCACGAACGCGACGCGGCCTCCCGTGAGCTGCACGACTACCTCGCGGGCCTGGTGGTGCGGGTCCGCCGGGACCCCGGCGACGACCTGCTCGGGATGCTGGTGCGCGACCACGGCGACGAGCTGACCACGGCCGAGCTGGGCGGGCTCGCGTTGCTGCTGCTCGTCGCCGGGCACGAGACCACCGCGAACATGCTCGCGCTCGGCACGCTCGCGCTGCTGCGCCACCCGGACCAGCTCGCCGCCGTCCGCGACGACCCCGCCGCCGTCGACCCCGCGGTCGAGGAGCTGATGCGGTGGCTCTCGATCGTCCACAACGGCGTGGAGCGCAGGGCCACCACCGACGTGGAGCTGGCCGGCGTGACCATCCGCGCCGGCGACGTCGTGCAGGTCGGTCTGCACACCGCCAACCGGGACCCCGAGGTCGTCGCCGACCCGGGCCGGTTCGACATCACCCGCGGCGAGATCGGCCACCTCGGGTTCGGCCACGGCGTGCACCACTGCCTCGGCGCGCCGCTGGCCCGGCTCGAGATGCGCATCGCCTTTCCGGCACTCCTCCAGCGCTTCCCGGCGCTTTCGCTCGCGATAGCGGACGACGACGTCGAGTTCCGCGCGATGAGCGCCGTTTACGGCGTGAAAGCACTCCCGGTCACCTGGTAA
- a CDS encoding alpha/beta hydrolase family esterase, whose amino-acid sequence MSSTTAGTRDSVDVAGTTRTFTTVGAGAAGALLLVFHGSRQTGEVHRKFTGGMFDALAESGRAVVAYLDGYRGNWNDARRESHFPARKAGTDDVGFARAVVDVLVAQGRVDPRRVFAAGYSNGGQMVIRLVHEAPGLLAGAAVIAATMPAPDNFLAADPSPTPLPLLVIHGMKDTIVSYDGGSFGWWQRKLFKVGGSNWSAFRTAEYFAARNGITAAPAVTRLPKTSAGDPTEVELTEYREDGRPPVALYTVHQGGHTVPGPTSAPAIVGRTSHHVNTAELLGTFFGLG is encoded by the coding sequence ATGTCCTCCACCACGGCCGGGACGCGCGACAGCGTCGACGTCGCCGGCACGACCCGCACCTTCACCACGGTCGGAGCCGGTGCCGCCGGCGCGCTCCTGCTGGTGTTCCACGGTTCCCGGCAGACCGGGGAGGTCCACCGGAAGTTCACCGGCGGCATGTTCGACGCCCTGGCCGAGTCGGGCCGGGCGGTGGTCGCCTACCTGGACGGGTACCGCGGCAACTGGAACGACGCCCGGCGGGAGAGCCACTTCCCCGCTCGCAAGGCCGGGACGGACGACGTCGGTTTCGCCCGCGCGGTCGTCGACGTCCTTGTGGCACAAGGGCGGGTCGACCCGCGGCGGGTGTTCGCGGCCGGTTACTCCAACGGCGGCCAGATGGTGATCCGGCTCGTCCACGAGGCGCCGGGCCTGCTCGCCGGTGCGGCCGTGATCGCCGCGACCATGCCCGCGCCGGACAACTTCCTGGCCGCCGACCCGTCACCCACTCCGTTGCCGCTCCTGGTGATTCACGGCATGAAGGACACCATCGTCTCCTACGACGGCGGCAGTTTCGGGTGGTGGCAACGGAAGTTGTTCAAGGTCGGCGGTTCCAACTGGTCCGCGTTCCGCACCGCCGAGTACTTCGCCGCGCGCAACGGCATCACCGCTGCTCCTGCTGTGACCCGCCTGCCCAAGACCTCCGCGGGTGATCCCACCGAGGTGGAGCTGACCGAGTACCGCGAGGACGGCCGCCCGCCGGTCGCGCTGTACACCGTTCACCAAGGCGGGCACACGGTTCCCGGTCCCACAAGCGCGCCCGCAATCGTCGGCAGGACCAGCCACCACGTCAACACCGCGGAGCTGCTCGGCACGTTCTTCGGCCTGGGCTAG
- a CDS encoding thiamine pyrophosphate-dependent dehydrogenase E1 component subunit alpha, with translation MSAGQLKAAITPARLLDEKGRLVRGAPKPDVEALAEGYRKLVFARRLNEQCGALVRQGRLAVYPSSRGQEACQVACTSVLADGDWLFPTYRDTAAIAARGVDPVEVLTLLRGDWHCGYDPNVHKVAPQATPLATQLLHAVGVGHAARLKGEDTVVMALCGDGATSEGDFHEACNFAAVFRAPVVFFVQNNKYAISVPLARQSVAPSLAAKAIGYGMPGVRVDGNDLPALEKVLGEAVARARAGEGPTLVEADTYRIESHTNADDASRYRADDEVSEWLPRDPLLRVRTYLTAVGALDARREEEITAAAEEMAAAVRAGVGGETPVDPEEIFAHVHSTPTPQLAEQRAALRAELEFEEA, from the coding sequence ATGAGTGCCGGTCAGCTCAAGGCGGCCATCACCCCGGCCCGGCTGCTGGACGAGAAGGGCCGGCTGGTCAGGGGAGCGCCGAAGCCGGACGTCGAGGCGTTGGCCGAGGGGTACCGCAAGCTCGTGTTCGCCCGCCGGCTGAACGAGCAGTGCGGCGCGTTGGTCCGGCAGGGACGGTTGGCCGTCTACCCGTCCTCACGCGGACAGGAGGCGTGCCAGGTCGCCTGCACGTCGGTGCTCGCGGACGGCGACTGGCTGTTCCCGACCTACCGCGACACGGCCGCTATCGCCGCCCGCGGGGTCGACCCGGTCGAGGTGCTCACGCTGCTGCGCGGCGACTGGCACTGCGGCTACGACCCGAACGTGCACAAGGTCGCGCCTCAGGCCACCCCGCTCGCGACGCAGCTGCTGCACGCGGTCGGCGTCGGTCACGCCGCACGCCTCAAGGGCGAGGACACGGTCGTGATGGCGCTGTGCGGTGACGGCGCGACCAGCGAGGGCGACTTCCACGAGGCCTGCAACTTCGCCGCCGTGTTCCGCGCACCGGTGGTGTTCTTCGTGCAGAACAACAAGTACGCGATCTCGGTACCGCTCGCGCGCCAGTCGGTCGCGCCCTCGCTCGCGGCCAAGGCGATCGGCTACGGCATGCCCGGCGTGCGGGTCGACGGCAACGACCTGCCGGCGCTCGAGAAGGTGCTCGGCGAGGCCGTCGCCCGTGCCCGAGCAGGGGAGGGGCCGACGCTGGTCGAGGCCGACACCTACCGCATCGAGTCGCACACCAACGCCGACGACGCCAGCCGGTACCGCGCCGACGACGAGGTGAGCGAGTGGCTCCCGCGTGATCCGCTGCTGCGGGTCCGGACCTACCTGACCGCGGTGGGCGCGCTCGACGCCCGGCGCGAGGAGGAGATCACCGCGGCCGCGGAGGAGATGGCCGCGGCGGTGCGCGCCGGAGTCGGCGGCGAGACGCCCGTCGACCCCGAGGAGATCTTCGCCCACGTCCACTCCACCCCCACGCCGCAGCTGGCGGAACAGCGCGCGGCGCTGCGGGCCGAGCTCGAGTTCGAGGAGGCCTGA
- a CDS encoding MerR family transcriptional regulator, with product MTTTSSSATMKIGELSRLTGVSARSLRYYEQQGLLHSTRSVGGQRHYSGSEVARVELIRRLLEAGLGSRTIAQVMPCVGSDDVAVAEDAFTTMLGERDRLTADIDRLVETRAALDELIAINTEFRRQLGAA from the coding sequence GTGACCACGACCTCTTCCTCCGCCACGATGAAGATCGGTGAGCTTTCCCGGCTGACCGGCGTCAGCGCCCGCTCGCTGCGCTACTACGAACAGCAGGGGTTGCTGCACAGCACGCGTTCCGTCGGCGGGCAGCGGCACTACTCGGGGTCGGAGGTCGCGCGGGTCGAGTTGATCCGGCGGCTGCTCGAGGCAGGGCTGGGCAGCAGGACGATCGCCCAGGTCATGCCCTGCGTGGGCAGCGACGACGTGGCCGTCGCCGAGGACGCCTTCACCACGATGCTCGGCGAGCGCGACCGGCTGACCGCCGACATCGACCGGCTCGTCGAGACCAGGGCTGCCCTCGACGAGCTGATCGCGATCAACACCGAGTTCCGGCGGCAGCTCGGGGCCGCCTGA
- a CDS encoding SDR family NAD(P)-dependent oxidoreductase encodes MFRGRTALVTGASKGIGAACAHELARRGADLVLVARSATTLERLAGELRAVHGIRVEVIAADLADRDGPGKVDAELRSRDIHVDLLFNNAGAGSAGPFFERPFGAQLASVDLNVTGLMTLTHLLGRRMVEAGSGGIINVSSTAAFQPLAYQAVYAATKAFVLSFSEAVAQELAGTGVRVMAAHPGAVATGFFDGTTAKITSLADSPERIARRTLDDFERGRHASYPGRWANRAQTWAARLLPRRQVAALGAWFNRKLGFEHVSDVETAR; translated from the coding sequence ATGTTCCGAGGCAGAACCGCGCTCGTCACCGGCGCGTCGAAGGGGATCGGCGCGGCCTGTGCCCATGAACTGGCACGCCGGGGAGCGGACCTGGTGCTCGTCGCCCGGTCCGCGACGACGCTGGAACGGCTGGCGGGCGAGCTCCGCGCGGTCCACGGCATCCGGGTCGAGGTGATCGCCGCGGACCTCGCCGACCGCGACGGGCCCGGCAAGGTCGACGCCGAGCTGCGCAGCCGTGACATCCACGTCGACCTGCTGTTCAACAACGCCGGCGCCGGCTCGGCCGGACCCTTCTTCGAGCGGCCGTTCGGCGCCCAGCTGGCGAGCGTCGACCTGAACGTCACCGGCCTCATGACGCTCACCCACCTCCTCGGACGTCGAATGGTGGAGGCGGGGAGCGGCGGGATCATCAACGTCTCCTCGACCGCGGCCTTCCAGCCGCTGGCCTACCAGGCCGTCTACGCGGCGACGAAGGCGTTCGTCCTGTCGTTCAGCGAGGCGGTGGCGCAGGAGCTGGCCGGCACCGGGGTCCGGGTGATGGCCGCCCACCCCGGTGCCGTCGCGACCGGGTTCTTCGACGGCACCACGGCGAAGATCACGAGTCTGGCCGACTCGCCGGAGAGGATCGCCAGGCGGACGCTCGACGACTTCGAACGCGGCCGGCACGCCTCCTATCCGGGGCGATGGGCCAACCGGGCGCAGACGTGGGCGGCCCGGTTGCTGCCACGCCGTCAGGTCGCGGCGTTGGGTGCGTGGTTCAACCGCAAGCTCGGGTTCGAGCACGTGTCGGACGTCGAGACGGCGCGCTGA
- a CDS encoding TetR/AcrR family transcriptional regulator encodes MTAAQQSAGLRTDAARNRTRIIEAARDLFRTRGIDVPLSTVARRAGVGVATLFRRFPTRESLVTEVFAEQMARCEALLEEAVTDPDPWNGFRRLVEFTCAEQLEDRGFTEAFLASFATELDYRERRRDAETAFDTLVRRAKESGRLRQDFEVGDLVMALLANSGLRGAPPEHAQALSRRFVAYLLHAFGTGPGEDALPPASALGFDHAQAPSCTPQFQAR; translated from the coding sequence GTGACCGCAGCACAGCAGTCCGCGGGCCTGCGCACCGACGCCGCCCGCAACCGCACCAGGATCATCGAGGCCGCCCGCGACCTCTTCCGCACCCGCGGCATCGACGTGCCGCTGAGCACGGTCGCCCGGCGCGCGGGAGTCGGCGTGGCGACGCTCTTCCGCCGCTTCCCCACCCGCGAATCGCTGGTGACCGAGGTGTTCGCCGAGCAGATGGCGCGCTGCGAGGCCCTGCTGGAGGAGGCCGTCACCGACCCGGACCCGTGGAACGGGTTCCGGCGGCTGGTCGAGTTCACCTGCGCCGAGCAGCTGGAAGACCGCGGGTTCACCGAGGCGTTCCTGGCGTCGTTCGCGACCGAGCTCGACTACCGCGAGCGCCGCCGCGACGCCGAGACGGCGTTCGACACGCTGGTGCGCCGGGCGAAGGAGAGCGGGCGGCTGCGGCAGGACTTCGAGGTCGGCGATCTCGTCATGGCCCTGCTGGCCAACAGCGGTCTGCGCGGTGCGCCGCCGGAGCACGCCCAGGCCCTGTCCCGGAGGTTCGTCGCCTACCTGCTGCACGCGTTCGGTACCGGGCCGGGGGAAGACGCGCTTCCCCCGGCCAGCGCGCTCGGGTTCGACCACGCGCAGGCGCCGAGCTGCACGCCTCAGTTCCAGGCGCGGTAG
- a CDS encoding TetR/AcrR family transcriptional regulator: MAEPVRTRRRRSAAPSKGDLREQRLLDVLGELLVVKGFDALTATEIAEGAGLSRGSMYFYFNSKQEALVALFARTVEALREKSRAAADDPAAPREAIATALYRTRDRWHEHGLVMRVAIDQSSSIPELSALWTETADIFIDAIAKTLVRSGVEAHDGPDGARALASALCWMIERTFYHASAVSPEALDQACETCRVVWLRTAGIEP; encoded by the coding sequence ATGGCTGAACCGGTCAGGACGCGCCGCCGGCGCTCCGCCGCACCGTCCAAAGGGGACCTGCGGGAGCAGAGGCTCCTCGACGTCCTCGGTGAACTGCTGGTGGTGAAGGGTTTCGACGCCCTCACGGCCACCGAGATCGCCGAAGGTGCCGGCCTCTCCCGCGGCTCGATGTACTTCTACTTCAACTCCAAGCAAGAAGCCCTGGTGGCCCTCTTCGCGAGGACCGTGGAAGCCCTGCGCGAGAAGTCCCGCGCGGCCGCCGACGACCCGGCCGCACCCCGCGAGGCGATCGCGACCGCCCTGTACCGCACCCGTGACCGCTGGCACGAGCACGGCCTGGTCATGCGGGTCGCGATCGACCAGTCGTCCTCGATCCCCGAGTTGAGTGCACTGTGGACGGAGACGGCGGACATCTTCATCGACGCCATCGCGAAGACCCTGGTGCGGTCCGGTGTCGAGGCGCACGACGGACCTGATGGCGCACGGGCTCTCGCGAGCGCGTTGTGCTGGATGATCGAGCGGACGTTCTACCACGCCTCGGCGGTGTCGCCGGAGGCGCTGGACCAGGCCTGTGAGACGTGCCGGGTGGTGTGGCTGCGGACGGCGGGCATCGAGCCCTGA
- a CDS encoding ketopantoate reductase family protein, which yields MMRILMFGRGTIATLYGWAFAKAGHEVEFYVRPGRSAQLPPAVDLRIRDGRKRGAAVTERWPTTLREDVDADYDLVVLSVNHDQLDDAVEFLSTRVGGATVLMFGNVWADPAAVVSALPASQVVWGFPGGGGGFDGSTLRGGVVKNVFLGFVDDSNRGARYQAVRDLFRGAGFAVSQSRDFRSWLWFHFIMDAGLLTQGLAVGGRAELARSRTAARDVFLLMREMVPLLKAKGGTPRLGAAVVSRVPAVLLGFALRKVLGGKNMLSFLTEELERAGHTSGELAGVYARDVLADARRLGVPLPRLTALEPLFAVKHH from the coding sequence ATGATGAGAATTCTGATGTTCGGACGCGGCACGATCGCGACGCTGTACGGGTGGGCGTTCGCGAAGGCGGGGCACGAGGTGGAGTTCTACGTCCGGCCGGGCCGGTCGGCCCAGCTGCCTCCCGCCGTCGACCTGCGGATCAGGGACGGCCGGAAGCGCGGGGCCGCGGTCACCGAGCGGTGGCCGACCACCCTGCGCGAGGACGTGGACGCCGACTACGACCTGGTGGTCCTGAGCGTCAACCACGACCAGCTGGACGACGCGGTCGAGTTCCTGAGCACCCGTGTTGGTGGTGCGACCGTGCTGATGTTCGGCAACGTGTGGGCCGATCCCGCCGCCGTGGTCTCCGCCCTGCCGGCCTCCCAGGTCGTGTGGGGCTTCCCCGGAGGTGGCGGCGGGTTCGACGGGTCGACGCTGCGCGGCGGGGTCGTGAAGAACGTCTTCCTGGGCTTCGTCGACGACTCGAACCGCGGTGCGCGCTACCAGGCGGTCCGCGACCTGTTCCGCGGCGCGGGTTTCGCGGTGTCGCAGAGCCGCGACTTCCGCAGCTGGCTCTGGTTCCACTTCATCATGGACGCCGGCCTGCTCACCCAGGGCCTGGCGGTCGGCGGACGGGCCGAGCTCGCGCGGTCGCGCACCGCGGCCAGGGACGTCTTCCTGCTGATGCGCGAGATGGTGCCGTTGTTGAAGGCCAAGGGCGGCACGCCGCGGCTGGGCGCGGCGGTCGTGTCACGGGTTCCGGCCGTACTGCTGGGCTTCGCGCTGCGGAAGGTGCTCGGCGGCAAGAACATGCTCAGCTTCCTCACAGAGGAGCTGGAACGTGCGGGTCACACGAGCGGGGAGCTGGCCGGCGTCTACGCGCGGGACGTCCTGGCCGACGCGCGCCGGCTCGGGGTCCCGTTGCCCCGGTTGACGGCGCTGGAGCCGTTGTTCGCCGTGAAGCACCACTGA
- a CDS encoding MarR family winged helix-turn-helix transcriptional regulator, protein MRDEELDRAVRLNHEIFMLTSDRITDVLAEHGLTHATAQVLWALDPRQPPPSMKALAEQLFCNASNLTFMAGQLTDRGLVERVVDPVDRRSRALVLTEDGVRVRSAVMRATLDRSPFAGLDREQLRTVLTLLEAALGR, encoded by the coding sequence ATGCGCGACGAGGAGCTGGACCGGGCCGTTCGCCTCAACCACGAGATCTTCATGCTCACCAGCGACCGGATCACCGACGTCCTCGCCGAGCACGGGCTCACCCACGCGACCGCCCAGGTGCTCTGGGCACTCGACCCGCGGCAGCCGCCGCCGTCGATGAAAGCGCTGGCGGAGCAGCTGTTCTGCAACGCCTCCAACCTGACCTTCATGGCGGGTCAGCTGACCGACCGCGGCCTGGTGGAGCGTGTCGTCGACCCGGTCGACCGCCGGTCCCGCGCGCTGGTGCTGACCGAGGACGGCGTGCGCGTGCGGTCGGCGGTGATGCGCGCGACGCTGGACCGCAGCCCGTTCGCCGGGCTGGACCGCGAGCAGCTCAGGACGGTGCTGACGCTGCTCGAGGCCGCGCTGGGCCGGTGA
- a CDS encoding NADP-dependent oxidoreductase, protein MSKALGYKSFGGSDVQEFFSRPDLTPSPVEVLVQVAAAGVNPADHKLRSGEAPDLNGHLPFPQVLGLEAAGTVLAVGAEVTGLAVGDRVTGFALTGAGTYAETTLLLGAATARIPDALPETWAATIPVAGTTALDVLDQLDLPAGSSVLVNGIGGGVGIAVAQIARDRGLVVTGTAGTAKRDLVTSTGASFVDYTGGDVVERLRALAPEGFDAAVDTVGGPSLHEIAGLAKVLVSVGDQSVTELGGATVERRVDRSGLERVAELMVTGRLDPHITATYPLAQADEALALVESKHATGKVVIDLRL, encoded by the coding sequence GTGAGCAAAGCGTTGGGGTACAAGAGTTTTGGTGGGTCCGACGTCCAGGAGTTCTTCTCCCGCCCCGATCTCACGCCCAGCCCGGTCGAGGTGCTGGTCCAGGTGGCGGCCGCGGGCGTCAACCCGGCCGACCACAAGCTGAGGTCGGGCGAGGCACCCGACCTGAACGGCCACCTGCCGTTCCCACAGGTCCTGGGCTTGGAAGCGGCCGGGACCGTGCTCGCGGTCGGCGCCGAGGTGACCGGCCTGGCCGTCGGCGACCGGGTCACCGGCTTCGCGCTGACCGGCGCCGGCACGTACGCCGAGACGACCCTGCTGCTCGGCGCGGCCACCGCGCGCATCCCCGACGCGCTGCCGGAGACGTGGGCCGCGACCATCCCCGTCGCCGGCACCACCGCGCTGGACGTGCTCGACCAGCTCGACCTGCCGGCCGGGTCCTCGGTGCTGGTCAACGGGATCGGCGGCGGGGTCGGCATCGCGGTGGCCCAGATCGCGCGGGACCGCGGCCTGGTCGTCACCGGCACCGCCGGCACCGCCAAGCGCGACCTCGTCACCTCGACCGGCGCATCCTTTGTGGACTACACCGGCGGCGACGTCGTGGAACGGTTGCGGGCGCTGGCACCTGAGGGTTTCGACGCCGCGGTCGACACGGTCGGCGGCCCGTCGCTGCACGAGATCGCCGGGCTGGCCAAGGTGCTCGTGTCGGTCGGGGACCAGTCGGTGACCGAGCTCGGCGGTGCGACGGTCGAGCGCCGGGTCGACCGGTCGGGCCTCGAGCGCGTCGCCGAGCTGATGGTGACCGGACGGCTCGACCCGCACATCACCGCGACCTACCCGCTCGCGCAGGCCGACGAGGCACTCGCGCTCGTGGAGTCCAAGCACGCCACCGGGAAGGTCGTCATCGACCTGCGCCTCTGA
- a CDS encoding Lrp/AsnC family transcriptional regulator produces MDTELDDIDRRILRELEADGRLSGRALAERVTISRANAYARFERLVADGVITGFTARVDPVKVGLTTSAYVAMTVRQNNWRDLQVQLRAIPEVRHMALMGGEFDVMLLVRAEDNNALRRVVLEQLQTIPGVLSTKTFLIFEDAGN; encoded by the coding sequence GTGGACACGGAGCTGGACGACATCGACCGCCGGATCCTGCGCGAGCTGGAGGCGGACGGCAGGTTGTCCGGGCGTGCGCTGGCCGAGCGCGTGACGATCTCGCGCGCCAACGCCTACGCCCGGTTCGAGCGCCTGGTGGCGGACGGGGTGATCACCGGTTTCACCGCGCGGGTCGACCCGGTGAAGGTCGGGCTGACGACGTCGGCGTACGTGGCGATGACGGTGCGGCAGAACAACTGGCGCGATCTGCAGGTCCAGCTGCGCGCGATCCCGGAGGTGCGGCACATGGCGCTCATGGGTGGCGAGTTCGACGTGATGCTGCTGGTGCGGGCGGAGGACAACAACGCGCTGCGCCGGGTGGTCCTGGAGCAGCTGCAGACGATCCCCGGTGTGCTGTCGACGAAGACGTTCCTGATCTTCGAGGACGCCGGGAACTGA